Below is a genomic region from Terriglobales bacterium.
CGCGCCGAATGGGATCCGAAGCTCGCCAAGTGGCTGTTCAAGCAGGGATGGACGCGGGCTTTCCGCGGAGCCGCCATCGAGGAGTACCGCACCTTCGACGTGGCTACCTTCGAAGCGCTCGACGAGCCGCCCAGCTACTTCCGCAAGGAGGTGAAGCAGTCCTCGGAGATGGATTTTCGCGAGCTCAGCTCCTATATCCGAGACCTGGAGCAGAGCGGCTTCGACGTAGTGCGCCTGCGCGTGCAGTGGCACAAGAAGTTTGCTTTTCCCGCCATCACCTTCGTCATGGCGGTGCTGGCCGTGCCCTTCGCGCTTTCCGTAGGACGCCGGGGCGCGCTGGGCGGCGTGGCCATGGCCCTGGCTATCGCCGTGGTGTACTGGGTGACTTCCGGACTTCTGGAAGCGGTGGGCAACGTCAACCAGTTGCCTCCCTTCCTGGCCGCGTGGTCGCCCGACCTGCTCTTCGGCCTGCTCGGCGGATACTTGATACTGCGACTGCCTACGTGAGCACGGCCTCCGGAGCTCCCATGGTGTCCTTGTTAGAATCGACCGGGAAGTGCACATGACCGAGAGTCTGCGACCGCTGCTGCCCTATCTGCTGAAGTACCGGCGCGGCTTGGCTTTCGGCGCCCTCTCCGTTCTGCTGCAGAACGGCATCTGGATCATGTTCCCGCAGGTCATCCGTCGCGCCATGGACGACCTGCAACTCGGCATCACCCGCGAAAAGCTGCTGCAATGGTCGCTGCTGATCATCACCGTGGCCCTGGCCAAGGGCATCTTCCAGTTCCTTACCCGCTGGGTGGTCATCGGCATCTCACGCGACATCGAGTTCGATCTGCGCAACGACCTTTTTCGTCATCTAGAGGGCCTGTCGTACTCCTTCTACCAGCGGACCCGCACCGGCGACATCATGGCCCGGGCCACCAACGATCTGAACGCCGTGCGTATGCTGCTGGGCCCGGCCATCATGTACACCGCCAACACCGTGGTGTTCACCGCCGGAGCGCTGGTGTTCATGGCCGCCCTCAGTCCCCGGCTCACCCTGTACGCCGTGCTCCCGCTGCCCATCGTGAGCATCGTGGTGCAGTACTTCGGCCATCGCATTCACGAGCGTTTTGAACGCATCCAGGCGATGTTTTCCGAGATCTCGGCCCGCGCCCAGGAAAACTTTGCCGGCGCCCGCGTGGTCCGCGCCTACGCCCAGGAAGAAGCCGAGATTGCGGCCTTCGAGCGCGCCAACCGCGAGTACATTGCGCGCAGCCTCAAGCTCGTCCGCCTGATGGGCATGCTGTGGCCGACGCTCGAGGCCATGCTCGGTCTTGCCATCGTGCTGGTGCTGTGGCTGGGCGGGCGCGAAGTCCTGCTGGGCCGCATGAGCGTGGGCGACTTCGTCGCCTACAACATCTATATGGTGCAGTTGACCTTTCCCATCATCGCCTTCGGATGGGTCATCAACATCTTTCAGCGCGGCATGGCCTCCCTGGGCCGGCTGAACGAGATCCTGCACGAGAGGCCGACCATCGTCGATTCCACTGCTGCGCTCCGCCCGGACGCTCCCCGCGAAGTCCGCGGCGAACTTGAGTTCCGCAATCTTTCCTTCGCGTACAACGGCGTGCCCGTGCTGGAGGATGTGAACCTTCGCATTCCCGCGGGCTCCAGCCTGGCCATCGTTGGCCCTGTAGGCTCGGGCAAGACCACGCTGGTGAGCCTGATTCCGCGCATCTACGACGCGCCTCCCGGCAGCGTCCTGCTCGACGGCCGTCCCATCATCGATTTTCCGCTCGAGACACTGCGCCGCAACATCGGCTTCGTCCCGCAGGAGACCTTCCTGTTCAGCGAGACCGTGCGCGAGAACATCGCCTTCGGAACCGAGGAGGCGACCGACGATGACGTGCGCCGGGCCGCCGAAGGCGCCAGTATCGCCGCCGAGATCGAGAGTTTCCCGGAGAAGTACAAGACGCTGGTGGGTGAGCGCGGCATCACCCTCTCCGGCGGGCAGAAACAACGCATCGCCATCGCCCGTGCCCTCATCCGTAATCCGCGCATCCTGGTGCTCGACGATGCGCTCTCCAGCGTGGACACCTACACCGAAGAGCGCATCCTGAACCACCTGCGCGAGATCATGCAGGGACGCACCACCATCTTCATCTCCCACCGCGTGTCCACCGTCCGCAATGCCGACCGCATTGCCGTGCTGCACGGCCGGCGCATCGTCGAATACGGCACCCACGACGAGCTTCTGGCTCGCAACGGCTATTACACCGACCTCTACAACAAGCAACTGCTCGAGGAAGAACTGGCGAGCGTCTAGGGATTGCCATGAGGCGGCTGGTCAAGCCGGAGCTCCTCGATTCCGACGCCGGCACGCCCGCCGAGGTCGCAGCCTCCCTCGCCGACCTGCGGCTGGTGAATCGCTGGTTCGGCGGCATCCGCACGACACTGCAATTGGTGGACCGTGTTGTAGATTCGTCACCTGAGCTTTCTTTGCTCGACGTGGCCTCTGCTTCCGGCGACGTGCCCGGCTCGGTCGCCGAGCACCTGGCTCGGCGTGGCATACGCACGTCCATCACGCTCCTCGAGCGAGCCCGCTCGCACATGCGGGCGAACGGACGCTACGTCGCCGGCGATGCGCTCGCCCTGCCCTTCGCCGACGCCAGCTTCGACCTGGTCACCTGCTCGCTGTTCGTCCATCACCTGGAGCCGCACGAAATCATCGCCTTTGTCAACGAAGGACTGCGCGTGACCCGGCGAGCGGTGTTGATTAACGATCTGCGGCGACACCCCATCCATTTGGCGCTCATCTACGCCGGATGGCCGCTGTTTCGCAGCCGCCTGACTCGCCATGACAGCGTGGCCTCCGTCTGGCGCTCGTATACGCCGCAGGAGCTGGCTGAGCTCCTCGCTCGCACCCGCGCGGCCCGCGTCGAAATCAGCCGCTACTACCTGTTCCGTATCGGGGCCATCGCATGGCGCAACTAGGGCAGCGGACAGAGCTGTTCGACCTGGTCGTAATCGGTGGCGGACCCGCCGGGGCCGCAGCCGCCATCACGGCGGCTCGCCTGGACGCGCGCACGCTGCTGCTGGAGCGCGGCCGCTTCCCTCGCCACAAGGTGTGCGGAGAGTTCATCTCCCCGGAAGGCCTGCTCCTGCTGGAAGGCCTTTGTGCCGGCTGCCCTTCCGCCATGGAGTTGCTGCTCGGCGCACCGCGCATCCCACGGGCCCGCTTCTTCCTCGACTGCCACGACTGGGACGCTTCGCTCGCGCCCCGCGCTGCTTCCATCCCGCGCATTGACCTTGACGCCACGCTGTGGGAAGTGGCGCGAACACGCGGTGCCGATGCCCGCGACTCCATTGCGGTCAGTGCCATCGAAGGCCCCGCTCCCTTTGAGGTCGTGACTTCGGCGGGCAGTTTCCTTGCGCGCAGCGTGATTGACGCCTCGGGCCGCTGGTCAGCACTCACGCCGTTTCAGCCCGAAGGGAGCCCGGCTTCGGCCGCCATCTGGATCGGTCTGAAAGCGCACTTCCGGGAAGTGGACGCGCCTTCCTGCGTGGACCTCTACTTCTTCGAAGGCGGCTACTGCGGAGTGCAGCCCGTGGGCGGCGATCGGGTGAACGCGTGCGCCATGGTGCGCAGCGATGTGGCTCGCACACTGGAACAGGTGTTCGCGCGGCATCCTGGGCTGTGGCATCGCCGCCGCCGCTGGGAGCCTGCCACCGACCCTGTGGCTACCGCGCCGCTGGTCTTCCGCCCGCCGATGCCGGAGCGGGGAGGCATCCTCTACGCGGGCGATGCCGCCGGCTTCATCGATCCCTTTGCCGGCGACGGTATTTCCATCGCGCTCTGCAGTGGCATGATGGCCGCAAGAGCCCTGCAGGGCGTTTGGTCCGGCAAGCAGAGCCTGGCGGAAGCCGCGGCGGGATACCAGGTCTCTTACCAACGCGCCTTCCGGCCAGCCTTCCGCAACGCCGCGCACCTGCGGCGCGTCACGCAGATGGCGCAGCCCTGGCGCAGGCTGCTCTCAGGAGCGCTGCGCCTGCCTCCGGTGGCACGCCTGCTGGTGGACCGGACCCGCGCCCGCATCCCGACGATTACTTGACGACTACGACTTCGCGGATGTTGTCGCGCGCCAGGAAGAACTTCACCGAGGAAAAATCGCGGAACAGGTTCTCGATGTGCCGGTTCTGGAAGACGCGCTGCAGGCGGAAAGCCGGGCCGCGCTGCAGCTCCAGGTTCTCCCGGTCACGCAGGTGATAGCGGTAATAAGGGGCGTCCGGTCCCGCGTCCCGGGTGTGGAAGAAGAACAGCAGCACGCCGCGCGGCTTCATGGCGCGCTGCAATCGCGCCACCACCGGACGAACCAGCACCTCCGGCAGGTAGTCGGGAACATCCCAGCAAAGCGCCGCATCCAGCAGTCCGGCCATGTAGTCCAGGTTCTCGGCCAGGAAGCGGTTGGCATCCACCGTGGGCTTCCCTTCTTCATCCTTCACGCGATAGCGGGCATCGGAAGCCGCCAGCAGGACGTCCTCGTTGTACACCTTGTGCCCCAGCCCGATCAGGTAGCTGATGTTGGCGGGTGAGGTCGCGCCCAGGTCGAGCACACGCAAGTGCTCCTGCCCCTCGATGTAGCGGCTGAATTCAGCCAGGCCGGTAGAATGCCGCGGAACCCGCCCTGCCCCCGGAGATGGCGGAGGTGCGGCGCTCGCTTGCGGCTCGGCGCTGCGACTGGCGTTGCGGAAGCTTTCGGTCATCGGCGCGCGGACGGACGGGGCGCGTGTCACCGCGCCCCGTTGCCCGGCTGACTAGCTTACTCCTTGGCGGGGTCTTTCAGCGTCGCCTGCGGCCCCCCGACACCCGGAGCGGAAAGTCCGGGTCCGCTGCCGGGCGCCGCGTTGGCCGTCGGCACGCCGTAGGAAACCGACGTAGTCGGCGCCGCCGTCACGCTCTCCCGCCGGGTGGCGGTCGCTTTGGCGGGCTGTTCCTTCTGGATGTCGATGGCTCCCTTGAAATAGGCGCCATCCTCGATCACAATCCGCTGCGTGACGATGTCGCCCGCCAGCACAGCCGATTTCTTCAGCTCCACGCGCTCGGTGCCGTGCACTTGTCCTTCTACCTTGCCGTGCACGACCACGTCTTTGGCATGGATGTTGGCCTTCACCCGGCCGTGCGGCCCCACCGTCAGGTGGTGGTCGCGCAGCTCGATGCTGCCTTCCACTTCGCCATCCAGGTACAGGTCTTCGCTTCCGGAAAGCTCGCCCTTCACCACGACGGACTTCCCGATATGCGCAACATCAGCTCGAAAATTCTCCGGGGTCTTCGGTGCTTCCATGGGACGCGTCTCCTTGGGTGGAACTGGGACCGCGGCAGCCGGCGTCGTCACCGGCTGTGAGGGCGTTGCTGCGAACGGCGGCTTTTCATCCTCTTTGCGGGTTTTCCACATCGACACTCTCCAACTCGATCAGGGTGCGCTACACTTTTCCGGAACTCCTTCATCCCTCTATGCAAGATGCCAGAATAGAATAGCTTATGGGGAACTATACCCAAGCCTTCGGCCGGGAGCAATCCGGTGGGGAGAAATTCCGGGGATGAAGCCCGGCGTTATTACCCGCGATGCAACCGCGAGCCAACCGGGTTCGTCTAATTCGTAGCCGTTATATGGCCCTTAAACTCGCGTCAATCGCACTTCGGGCAGCCACCCTGTTGTCCTTTTGCTTAACCGTTTGCTCTCCGGCACGGGCGCAGCCCAACGGAACGGTGTCTCCCCAGGAACTCGTACGCAAAGCTGTTGACAACACGCTGAAAGACGGCGACCGCGACGCGCCCTACATCTACCGCCTGCGCCGCGAACGCCCGGGCGTGAACAGCGAAACCCGGGACATCGTGATGACCCGCGACGGACTCGTCGCCCGCCTCGTCGCGTTCAACGATCGCCCGCTCACCGACGAGCAGCGCGCTCGCGACGACGCCCGCATCTCCCGCTTGCTTTCCGATCCGCGCGAGCAGGCCAGGCGCCGCCGCCAGCAGGAGGAAGAGCGCGCGCGGGTGCGCCGCATGCTCAGCGCCTTGCCCGAGGCCTTCCTGTACGAACCAGACGGCCAGGAGCAGGGCCCCAGCGGCACACTCATTCGCCTGAAGTTCCGCCCCAATCCGGAGTTCGACCCGCCCACGCGCGAAACCATCGCCTTCAAGGGCGCGGAGGGAACCATCCTCATCGACGAAGACGAGCATCGAATCGCCCGCTTCGACGCCACCCTGGTGCAGGACGTCAACGTGGGTTGGGGACTGCTGGCCCACCTCAACAAGGGTGGGCGCTTCATCGTCGAGCAGACCCGCCTGCCCGACGGCAATTGGGAAACCACTTCCATGACGCTGGACTTCACCGGCCGCGCGTTCCTCTTCAAGTCGCTGAAGATCCAGTCGCGCCAGACCATCACCGACTTCCGCCCTGCCCCCGCCGGCCTCTCCCTCGCCGAAGGCGTGGCCCTGCTGCGCAAGCAGAATGGGATTGTGGCGGGGAAATAAGTGTGGCCTAGATGGTCATTCCTCGGCGAAGCCGCGGAATCGTGCTTTTCCAGGTTGTGCGGCAGGAGCACTAAGCCGAAAGCACTTCCTTGCGCACCGTCAGCTTCTCCACCAGCGCCTGCTTGACCTCATACCCGCGCCCCGGCTGATCGGGAACCGCAATCGTCCCCTGCGGCGAAACCTCCACGTCGGGCTCGATGATGTCCTCTTTCCAATACCGCTTGGAAGCAGAGACATCTCCCGGAAGCGAGAACCCTTCGAGCGTTGAAAGCGCCACGTTGTGGGCCCGGCCTACGCCCGACTCGAGCATCCCGCCGCACCACACCGGCACGTTGTGCGCCCGCGCCGTGTCATGGACGCAGATGGCTTCGCTCATCCCGCCCACGCGGCCCACCTTGATGTTGATGATGCGGCAGGCGCCCAGCTCCAGTGCCGCCTGCGCATCGCGCGCGCTGCGTATGCCTTCATCCAGGCAGATCGCGGTCTGCAGTTGCTTCTGCAGCCTGGCGTGAAAGTAGAAGTCGTCATTCCACAGCGGCTGCTCGATCATCAGCAGTCGGAACTGGTCGAAGCGCTTCAGGTGCTCCGTGTCGTCAAGCGTGTAGGCTGAGTTCGCGTCGCAGCTCAGCAGGATCTCCGGCCAGCGCTCGCGGATGCGCGCAAACACTGCCACGTCCCATCCCGGCTTGCACTTCACCTTGATGCGCCGGTAGCCCGCCGCCAGCTCCTTCTCGATCTTTTCCAGCAACTGCTCTACCGAATCCTGGATGCCGATGGAGACGCCGCACGCGATCTCGCGCCGCGTCCCGCCCACCAGCTTCCACAGCGGCACGCCCTTGATCTGCGCCTCGGCGTCCCACAGCGCATTCTCCAGAGCCGCCTTGGCCATGCGATGCGCGCGCACCCGCGCGAACAGCGGCACGCAATCCCTGGCCGTCGCCAGCTCCTTTCCGGCCAGCGCCGGACCCAGGTACTTGGTCAGCACGTACCACGCCGTTTCGGCCGACTCCTCGCTGTAGAACGGGTCCTCGCCCGCGACGCACTCGCCCCAGCCCTCGGCGCCATCCGTTTCTACCGTCACCAGCACGATGCGCCGCTCCGTGACGCGGCTGAAGCTGGTCTCGAAGAAATGCACCAGCGGCATGCGGAGCTCGCGTAGCGTGATGGACTTCACCTTCATGAGTGCCGGAGTCCAGCCTCGTTCGATCTTGCCTTGGCTGATTGCTGACTGCCGACGGCTATTTGCTCGCGTACGACCACTGCTCGTCCCACCGTCCCAGCAGGAACCGGCCGTTGCCCTGCGCGTCGCGCTCGTACCCCAGAACGGCCAGGCCGCTCGAAAACGCGCGCAGGAACTCTTCCCGGTTGCGCTGCTGCAGGTCACGAGCCTTCTCCCGGTCGGACGGCGAAGCCTTCCACTCGTAGATCTTGCCCGCAACCTCGATGATCTTTTCGGTGACAAAGTCGGGCCGCCTGCCGGTTGAAAGCAGCGTCTCCACCCGGCGCGAGCGCAGCCACCACTCCGCCACCAGGCGGTCGGTGGGCAGGCCGCCATGCAGCGGCGACGACGTCGTGCCGTACTGGTTGATGGTGTAGCGCCGCGCGATAGCGCCCAGCCGTTCGATGTTCAAGTGCGCGTTCTTGATCTCCAGCGGATCGAAGGTCCACTCGATCAGCTCGAAGCCGCGCGCCAGGGCATCCTCTCTCTGCGCGAACTTCAACCGCCTTCCCAGTCCCGAGTTGCGGTAGCTCTCCTTGACCGCCAGCATGTGGGAATGCAGGTAGGCATGCCCGCCACGGGTTCCCGGCACCGACATGGCGAACCCCACCATGCGCTCGCCATCGAACGCCCCGATGATCTGCCCGCCTACCTTCTCCGCCACCACGAACAGCCGCAGCGGCACCACGTCCAGATCGGAGAAGTTCCACACTTCCTTTTGAAGGTCGATGCAGCCGCGATATTCCTCCAGCCCGCGGCACGGGCGCACGATCACTTCGGGGCTCACGGCGCCGCCTCTCCCCGCTCTCGTTCCTTGGACTGCTGCCACAGAGCTTCCAGTTCCTCCAGCGGCGTCTCCTGCGGGCGGCGTCCTCGGCGGCGCAATTCCTCCTCCAGCCACTGGAAGCGCCGCTTGAACTTGCGATTGGTCTTGCGCAGCGCCGACTCCGGATCGAGCGAGAGATAACGCGCTAGGTTGGCCACCACGAACAGCAGGTCGCCGATCTCGTCCTCCAGCCGCTGTCGCAGCTCTTCGGGGATTTTCGCCCCGCGCGCGCCGGCCACGCCTGCCGCCGATTCCGGCCTTGGACCCGGCGCCGGATACTGTTCCAGGTTGCGCCGCAGCTCTCCGGTCTCCTCCTCCAGCTTCTCGAACAGGCCTTCGATGGTGGGCCAGTCGAAACCGACGTGCGCCGCGCGCGAACTCAACTTCAGCGCCTCCAGCAGCGCCGGGATCGCCGACGACACGCCGGCCAGCACCGACCGCGGCTCCTCTTCCTTCCCTGCCTCCCCCAGACCGGCGCGTTCCTCCAAGCGCTTCTTCTGCTCCGCCGCCTTCAGCGCTTCCCAGTTGCGCAGCACATCGGCCGGCGTTTCCGCCTTCACATCGGAGAACACGTGCGGATGCCGGTCCACCAGCTTCTGGCTCAGCCGTTCCAGCACCTCATCGATGGTGAAGTGTCCGGCCTCGCGGGCCATCTCGGCATAGAAAAGAACTTGCAGCAGCAGGTCGCCGAGCTCGCCGCGCAGCTCCTGCCAGTCGCGCTTGTCGATGGCTTCCAGAACCTCGTAGGTCTCTTCGAGCGTGTAGGGCTTGATGGAATCGAAGGTCTGCTCACGGTCCCACGGACAGCCGCCCGGCGCGCGCAGCCGCTCCATGATTTCGACCGCGCGTTCGAAGCGTTCTCCCCGCGTTGGAGGCATGGGCAACTAATCTAACCGAGTTGCTGAGCGATGCCAAACTCGCCGCGCGTACTTTGTAGCGCCGGCGCCCCGCCGGCCGTCGCGGTGGCATCCCTTCCGCCGCCATGCAGGACATTCGCGACTACCTCGGAAGCTTC
It encodes:
- the menC gene encoding o-succinylbenzoate synthase → MKVKSITLRELRMPLVHFFETSFSRVTERRIVLVTVETDGAEGWGECVAGEDPFYSEESAETAWYVLTKYLGPALAGKELATARDCVPLFARVRAHRMAKAALENALWDAEAQIKGVPLWKLVGGTRREIACGVSIGIQDSVEQLLEKIEKELAAGYRRIKVKCKPGWDVAVFARIRERWPEILLSCDANSAYTLDDTEHLKRFDQFRLLMIEQPLWNDDFYFHARLQKQLQTAICLDEGIRSARDAQAALELGACRIINIKVGRVGGMSEAICVHDTARAHNVPVWCGGMLESGVGRAHNVALSTLEGFSLPGDVSASKRYWKEDIIEPDVEVSPQGTIAVPDQPGRGYEVKQALVEKLTVRKEVLSA
- a CDS encoding FAD-dependent oxidoreductase, encoding MAQLGQRTELFDLVVIGGGPAGAAAAITAARLDARTLLLERGRFPRHKVCGEFISPEGLLLLEGLCAGCPSAMELLLGAPRIPRARFFLDCHDWDASLAPRAASIPRIDLDATLWEVARTRGADARDSIAVSAIEGPAPFEVVTSAGSFLARSVIDASGRWSALTPFQPEGSPASAAIWIGLKAHFREVDAPSCVDLYFFEGGYCGVQPVGGDRVNACAMVRSDVARTLEQVFARHPGLWHRRRRWEPATDPVATAPLVFRPPMPERGGILYAGDAAGFIDPFAGDGISIALCSGMMAARALQGVWSGKQSLAEAAAGYQVSYQRAFRPAFRNAAHLRRVTQMAQPWRRLLSGALRLPPVARLLVDRTRARIPTIT
- a CDS encoding ABC transporter ATP-binding protein, with product MTESLRPLLPYLLKYRRGLAFGALSVLLQNGIWIMFPQVIRRAMDDLQLGITREKLLQWSLLIITVALAKGIFQFLTRWVVIGISRDIEFDLRNDLFRHLEGLSYSFYQRTRTGDIMARATNDLNAVRMLLGPAIMYTANTVVFTAGALVFMAALSPRLTLYAVLPLPIVSIVVQYFGHRIHERFERIQAMFSEISARAQENFAGARVVRAYAQEEAEIAAFERANREYIARSLKLVRLMGMLWPTLEAMLGLAIVLVLWLGGREVLLGRMSVGDFVAYNIYMVQLTFPIIAFGWVINIFQRGMASLGRLNEILHERPTIVDSTAALRPDAPREVRGELEFRNLSFAYNGVPVLEDVNLRIPAGSSLAIVGPVGSGKTTLVSLIPRIYDAPPGSVLLDGRPIIDFPLETLRRNIGFVPQETFLFSETVRENIAFGTEEATDDDVRRAAEGASIAAEIESFPEKYKTLVGERGITLSGGQKQRIAIARALIRNPRILVLDDALSSVDTYTEERILNHLREIMQGRTTIFISHRVSTVRNADRIAVLHGRRIVEYGTHDELLARNGYYTDLYNKQLLEEELASV
- the mazG gene encoding nucleoside triphosphate pyrophosphohydrolase, whose product is MPPTRGERFERAVEIMERLRAPGGCPWDREQTFDSIKPYTLEETYEVLEAIDKRDWQELRGELGDLLLQVLFYAEMAREAGHFTIDEVLERLSQKLVDRHPHVFSDVKAETPADVLRNWEALKAAEQKKRLEERAGLGEAGKEEEPRSVLAGVSSAIPALLEALKLSSRAAHVGFDWPTIEGLFEKLEEETGELRRNLEQYPAPGPRPESAAGVAGARGAKIPEELRQRLEDEIGDLLFVVANLARYLSLDPESALRKTNRKFKRRFQWLEEELRRRGRRPQETPLEELEALWQQSKERERGEAAP
- a CDS encoding methyltransferase domain-containing protein produces the protein MRRLVKPELLDSDAGTPAEVAASLADLRLVNRWFGGIRTTLQLVDRVVDSSPELSLLDVASASGDVPGSVAEHLARRGIRTSITLLERARSHMRANGRYVAGDALALPFADASFDLVTCSLFVHHLEPHEIIAFVNEGLRVTRRAVLINDLRRHPIHLALIYAGWPLFRSRLTRHDSVASVWRSYTPQELAELLARTRAARVEISRYYLFRIGAIAWRN
- a CDS encoding polymer-forming cytoskeletal protein, which produces MEAPKTPENFRADVAHIGKSVVVKGELSGSEDLYLDGEVEGSIELRDHHLTVGPHGRVKANIHAKDVVVHGKVEGQVHGTERVELKKSAVLAGDIVTQRIVIEDGAYFKGAIDIQKEQPAKATATRRESVTAAPTTSVSYGVPTANAAPGSGPGLSAPGVGGPQATLKDPAKE
- a CDS encoding GNAT family N-acetyltransferase translates to MSPEVIVRPCRGLEEYRGCIDLQKEVWNFSDLDVVPLRLFVVAEKVGGQIIGAFDGERMVGFAMSVPGTRGGHAYLHSHMLAVKESYRNSGLGRRLKFAQREDALARGFELIEWTFDPLEIKNAHLNIERLGAIARRYTINQYGTTSSPLHGGLPTDRLVAEWWLRSRRVETLLSTGRRPDFVTEKIIEVAGKIYEWKASPSDREKARDLQQRNREEFLRAFSSGLAVLGYERDAQGNGRFLLGRWDEQWSYASK